Proteins co-encoded in one Candidatus Methanoperedens sp. genomic window:
- a CDS encoding 2,5-diamino-6-(ribosylamino)-4(3H)-pyrimidinone 5'-phosphate reductase: MSNPPTIRDDGKSARPFVFINAAMSADGKIATIERRQTRISGSLDFDRMDELRASADAIMVGIGTVLSDNPSLTVKSKNRKERRLATGLSENPIRIVVDSLARTPVDADIFKKGEGKRLIAVSESAPAEKIRRLSKLADIICIGKKDVDLARLLFELKNRGINRLMVEGGATLNWGLISNGLVDKIYTFVGNIIIGGKTAPTLVDGEGYASGFCRLALISCEKMGDGILIKWKVIL; this comes from the coding sequence ATGTCAAATCCTCCAACAATCAGGGATGATGGAAAATCCGCAAGACCATTTGTTTTTATTAACGCGGCCATGAGCGCTGACGGGAAAATTGCCACAATTGAACGCAGGCAGACCCGGATATCAGGAAGCCTGGATTTTGACCGCATGGATGAACTCAGGGCATCAGCAGATGCCATTATGGTGGGAATCGGCACTGTGCTTTCTGATAATCCAAGCCTTACTGTGAAATCAAAAAACAGGAAGGAGAGGAGGCTTGCCACAGGACTTTCGGAAAATCCTATCAGAATAGTTGTTGACAGCCTGGCAAGAACACCGGTTGATGCGGATATCTTTAAAAAGGGTGAAGGCAAACGCTTAATCGCTGTTTCCGAAAGTGCGCCTGCCGAAAAAATCCGGAGGCTTTCAAAGCTTGCCGACATAATTTGTATCGGGAAAAAGGACGTTGATCTTGCCAGGCTTCTTTTTGAATTGAAGAACCGGGGTATCAACCGCCTTATGGTCGAAGGGGGCGCGACCCTCAACTGGGGGTTGATTTCAAATGGGCTTGTGGATAAGATATATACTTTTGTCGGGAATATCATAATCGGAGGCAAAACAGCCCCGACACTGGTGGATGGTGAAGGATACGCATCTGGTTTTTGCAGGCTTGCCCTTATATCCTGCGAGAAAATGGGAGATGGGATTCTTATAAAATGGAAAGTCATTTTGTAG
- a CDS encoding MarR family transcriptional regulator, protein MVKLDQINISNDGLTKFFSPIEAAILRALWSEGEMTTSELTGKTNIPLTSVAGTLDRLVKAGYTTRRTEMVNGRVRYVYEPVLSEEEAASEITTKILDSLVQAFGPVAVENFSKYSDKK, encoded by the coding sequence ATGGTTAAGCTCGATCAAATCAACATTTCAAATGACGGCCTCACTAAATTTTTCAGTCCCATAGAGGCTGCAATACTCCGGGCATTGTGGAGTGAAGGGGAAATGACCACCTCAGAGCTAACAGGAAAGACAAATATCCCGTTGACGAGTGTTGCAGGAACTCTTGACAGGCTTGTGAAGGCAGGATATACAACGCGGCGAACTGAAATGGTTAATGGAAGAGTAAGATATGTTTATGAACCGGTCCTTTCAGAAGAAGAAGCGGCCAGCGAGATCACAACAAAAATACTTGACAGCCTGGTACAGGCATTCGGCCCTGTTGCGGTTGAAAACTTTTCAAAATACAGTGATAAAAAATGA
- a CDS encoding phosphoglycerate dehydrogenase: MKILVSDPISDQGVEILKKEFDVDIATGLKPDELIAKIGNYEALIVRSETQVTKDVINAGKKLKIIGRAGVGVDNIDVSAATERGIIVVNAPEGNTISAAEHTVAMMMAMSRNIPQANASLKAKKWDRKKFMGVEVRGKTLGVVGLGRIGAEVAKRAQGMEMNILAYDPFISPERANELGVELTTVIDIVKRADYITVHTPLTKETKDLISTKDFAVMKKGARIINCARGGIINEEALAKAIKDGIVSGAAIDVFVKEPPFDSPLIELERVIMTPHLGASTEEAQINVAISVAEQIVNSLKGLPVKNAINMPYIKPDAMQVLEPYFPLAEKIGKLCMYLIGSNYEKVEISYCGEIAEHNVAPLTLAVLKGLLEPVLGPGVNYVNAPTIAKERKIKIIESKSKTNQGYSSQIAVKLTKKGEEKIVSGTIVGKESRIVQIDEYRIDVVPSKYMIVARHEDHPNIIGPCCMILGKNKINIAGMQVGRITAGGEAIMVLNIDSEVDEAILDDIKAVSGIIDAKLVVL, translated from the coding sequence TTGAAGATACTTGTAAGCGACCCCATATCCGACCAGGGTGTCGAGATATTGAAAAAAGAATTTGATGTTGATATTGCAACCGGCCTTAAGCCCGATGAACTGATCGCAAAGATCGGTAATTATGAAGCCCTCATTGTCCGCAGCGAAACACAGGTTACAAAAGATGTCATAAATGCAGGCAAAAAATTAAAAATCATAGGGAGAGCCGGCGTCGGTGTGGATAATATTGATGTTAGTGCAGCCACGGAACGGGGAATAATCGTAGTTAATGCGCCAGAGGGCAATACCATTTCAGCAGCTGAGCATACGGTAGCCATGATGATGGCGATGTCAAGGAACATTCCTCAGGCAAATGCGTCCCTGAAAGCCAAAAAATGGGACAGGAAAAAATTCATGGGTGTTGAGGTCAGGGGAAAAACACTCGGGGTTGTGGGACTTGGAAGGATCGGGGCAGAAGTCGCAAAACGCGCCCAGGGAATGGAGATGAATATATTAGCTTATGACCCTTTCATCTCTCCTGAGAGGGCTAATGAACTTGGTGTTGAGCTTACAACTGTCATAGACATCGTTAAACGGGCAGATTATATTACTGTACATACACCCCTCACAAAAGAGACAAAGGATCTTATCAGCACAAAGGATTTCGCTGTTATGAAGAAGGGGGCACGCATTATAAACTGCGCAAGAGGAGGCATCATTAATGAAGAAGCGCTTGCAAAAGCAATCAAAGATGGCATCGTAAGCGGTGCTGCGATCGATGTTTTCGTGAAAGAGCCGCCTTTTGACAGCCCTCTTATCGAACTTGAGCGCGTTATTATGACGCCGCACCTTGGAGCTTCCACAGAAGAAGCCCAGATCAACGTTGCCATCTCAGTCGCCGAACAGATAGTCAATTCCCTGAAAGGTCTCCCTGTGAAAAACGCCATCAACATGCCATATATAAAACCCGATGCCATGCAGGTTCTTGAACCATATTTCCCTCTTGCGGAGAAAATCGGGAAGCTCTGTATGTATCTTATCGGGAGCAATTACGAAAAAGTAGAAATTTCATACTGCGGTGAAATCGCAGAGCATAATGTGGCGCCTTTAACACTTGCAGTATTAAAAGGCCTGCTTGAACCTGTTCTTGGCCCCGGGGTTAATTACGTAAATGCCCCGACCATAGCAAAAGAGCGAAAGATAAAGATAATAGAAAGCAAATCCAAGACGAATCAGGGATATTCCAGCCAGATCGCAGTGAAACTGACGAAGAAAGGGGAAGAAAAAATCGTAAGCGGTACCATCGTTGGAAAAGAGTCGCGCATAGTTCAGATCGACGAATACCGGATCGATGTGGTTCCTTCAAAATATATGATAGTTGCAAGACACGAAGACCACCCCAACATCATCGGGCCGTGCTGCATGATACTTGGAAAGAACAAGATCAATATCGCAGGAATGCAGGTTGGCCGGATAACGGCGGGAGGTGAAGCTATTATGGTGCTGAACATCGATAGCGAAGTAGATGAAGCGATACTGGATGATATTAAAGCCGTCTCAGGTATAATTGATGCAAAACTTGTGGTGCTATGA
- a CDS encoding (Fe-S)-binding protein encodes MTKNKPAISLQNFTSTQLMEYDACTRCGECVKYCPTYEGRNKDQAIEPRDKILRWRKYVDRSYGLRAKLFGPAKIPDEELKKYTDDLYNCTVCGMCGTVCCAGINTVELWEANRANLVKRGFGPYGKQSLFPKLIGEGHNPYMKQQKDRLAWMTPDIRIAGKSDIAYFIGCTAGYNQQVLCVSTARILNKLNVPFMVLGEDEWCCSSALIRTGQQHLDDVPKKAALHNIEALKARGAKRVIFACAGCFRASKIDWPRAYGKPLPFESIHMSQFLAEQLDAGKIKWEKSFDKTVTYHDPCHLGRHVGVFEEPRKVLKSMPGIKLVEMERNRKEQRCCGAGGGVKAGIPDLALAVAKDRMNDARATGARVLISTCPFCRRNLLDGRDELKMDLNVDDLVVLTANLMGLSTDVKPPLPGAPKESISDMFRTQTIPPKPTEPKKEAPKEAPGNTK; translated from the coding sequence ATGACTAAAAATAAACCAGCAATTTCACTTCAAAATTTTACCTCAACCCAGCTGATGGAGTACGATGCCTGCACACGATGCGGTGAGTGCGTCAAATACTGTCCAACTTATGAAGGAAGAAATAAAGACCAGGCTATTGAACCCAGGGATAAAATATTGCGGTGGAGAAAATATGTCGATAGGAGCTATGGATTGAGAGCAAAACTTTTCGGACCTGCAAAGATACCGGATGAGGAATTGAAGAAATACACAGATGATCTGTATAACTGTACAGTATGCGGTATGTGCGGTACGGTATGCTGTGCGGGAATTAATACGGTCGAACTCTGGGAAGCAAATCGTGCAAACCTTGTAAAGCGCGGATTTGGCCCGTACGGTAAGCAGAGCCTGTTCCCAAAGCTGATCGGGGAAGGACACAATCCGTATATGAAGCAGCAAAAAGACCGCCTCGCCTGGATGACGCCTGATATCAGGATAGCCGGGAAATCTGATATTGCATATTTCATTGGCTGCACTGCAGGATACAACCAGCAGGTGCTCTGCGTCAGCACTGCAAGAATTTTGAACAAGCTCAATGTACCATTCATGGTTCTCGGAGAAGATGAATGGTGCTGCTCTTCAGCACTTATAAGGACCGGACAGCAGCATCTCGATGATGTTCCGAAAAAAGCTGCTTTACATAATATCGAGGCATTGAAAGCACGCGGCGCAAAAAGGGTGATATTCGCGTGCGCAGGATGCTTCAGGGCTTCAAAAATAGACTGGCCTCGCGCCTATGGGAAACCGCTGCCTTTTGAGTCGATCCATATGTCGCAGTTCCTCGCAGAACAGCTTGATGCCGGGAAGATTAAATGGGAAAAGAGTTTTGATAAAACCGTAACCTATCATGACCCATGCCACCTGGGAAGACATGTCGGCGTATTTGAGGAACCCAGGAAAGTCCTGAAAAGCATGCCTGGCATCAAACTTGTGGAAATGGAAAGGAATCGCAAAGAACAGAGATGCTGCGGCGCAGGCGGAGGCGTGAAAGCCGGTATCCCGGACCTTGCACTTGCTGTTGCTAAAGACCGGATGAATGATGCCAGGGCCACTGGTGCCCGGGTATTGATCAGCACATGCCCTTTTTGCAGGCGCAACCTGCTTGACGGAAGGGACGAACTGAAGATGGACCTGAACGTTGACGATCTTGTGGTTCTTACTGCAAACCTGATGGGTCTTTCCACAGATGTTAAACCACCTTTACCGGGTGCGCCAAAAGAGAGCATCAGCGATATGTTCAGGACACAGACCATACCTCCAAAACCGACTGAGCCAAAGAAAGAAGCCCCAAAGGAAGCACCAGGGAATACGAAATAA